From Dasypus novemcinctus isolate mDasNov1 chromosome 11, mDasNov1.1.hap2, whole genome shotgun sequence, one genomic window encodes:
- the STX11 gene encoding syntaxin-11 isoform X2, whose protein sequence is MKDRLADLLEVSRRYDQQVPDGDYTFDGPYEDICFETDHQLESLYRDIQELQDDSRQLMADVKRLGKQNARFLTSMRRLSSIKRDTSAIAKAIKARGEAVHRKLRALQAAAERAEAQHGAHSAVARIARAQHHALSRTFQHALLEYNQAELRQRDYCKARIQRQLEIMGKDVAAEQVEALCEQGRWDVFSENLLADVKGARAALSELESRHRELLRLESRIRDVHELFLQMAVLVEEQADTLDVIEVNVQQAVDYTGQAKAQVRKAAQYKKRNPCRALCCCCCPCAD, encoded by the coding sequence ATGAAGGACCGGCTGGCTGACCTCCTGGAGGTGTCCAGGCGCTACGACCAGCAGGTCCCTGATGGCGACTACACCTTCGACGGGCCCTACGAGGACATCTGCTTCGAGACGGACCACCAGCTGGAGTCCCTGTACCGGGACATCCAGGAGCTGCAGGACGACAGCCGGCAGCTGATGGCCGACGTGAAGCGGCTGGGCAAGCAGAACGCGCGCTTCCTCACGTCCATGCGGCGGCTGAGCAGCATCAAGCGCGACACGAGCGCCATCGCCAAGGCCATCAAGGCGCGCGGCGAGGCGGTGCACCGCAAGCTGCGCGCGCTGCAGGCGGCGGCCGAGCGGGCGGAGGCGCAGCACGGCGCGCACTCGGCCGTGGCGCGCATTGCGCGCGCGCAGCACCACGCGCTCTCCCGAACCTTCCAGCACGCGCTGCTCGAGTACAACCAGGCCGAGCTGCGGCAGCGCGACTACTGCAAGGCGCGCATCCAGCGGCAGCTGGAGATCATGGGCAAGGACGTGGCGGCCGAGCAGGTGGAGGCGCTGTGCGAGCAGGGCCGCTGGGACGTCTTCTCCGAGAACCTGCTGGCCGACGTGAAGGGCGCGCGCGCCGCGCTCAGCGAGCTCGAGAGCCGCCACCGCGAGCTGCTGCGCCTCGAGAGCCGCATCCGCGACGTGCACGAGCTCTTCCTGCAGATGGCCGTGCTGGTGGAGGAGCAGGCCGACACCCTGGACGTGATCGAGGTCAACGTGCAGCAGGCGGTCGACTACACCGGCCAGGCCAAGGCGCAGGTGCGCAAGGCCGCGCAGTACAAGAAGAGGAACCCGTGCCGCGcgctctgctgctgctgctgcccctgCGCCGACTAg
- the STX11 gene encoding syntaxin-11 isoform X1 codes for MEEEEDEDTKPATQPPDDMKDRLADLLEVSRRYDQQVPDGDYTFDGPYEDICFETDHQLESLYRDIQELQDDSRQLMADVKRLGKQNARFLTSMRRLSSIKRDTSAIAKAIKARGEAVHRKLRALQAAAERAEAQHGAHSAVARIARAQHHALSRTFQHALLEYNQAELRQRDYCKARIQRQLEIMGKDVAAEQVEALCEQGRWDVFSENLLADVKGARAALSELESRHRELLRLESRIRDVHELFLQMAVLVEEQADTLDVIEVNVQQAVDYTGQAKAQVRKAAQYKKRNPCRALCCCCCPCAD; via the coding sequence ACGACATGAAGGACCGGCTGGCTGACCTCCTGGAGGTGTCCAGGCGCTACGACCAGCAGGTCCCTGATGGCGACTACACCTTCGACGGGCCCTACGAGGACATCTGCTTCGAGACGGACCACCAGCTGGAGTCCCTGTACCGGGACATCCAGGAGCTGCAGGACGACAGCCGGCAGCTGATGGCCGACGTGAAGCGGCTGGGCAAGCAGAACGCGCGCTTCCTCACGTCCATGCGGCGGCTGAGCAGCATCAAGCGCGACACGAGCGCCATCGCCAAGGCCATCAAGGCGCGCGGCGAGGCGGTGCACCGCAAGCTGCGCGCGCTGCAGGCGGCGGCCGAGCGGGCGGAGGCGCAGCACGGCGCGCACTCGGCCGTGGCGCGCATTGCGCGCGCGCAGCACCACGCGCTCTCCCGAACCTTCCAGCACGCGCTGCTCGAGTACAACCAGGCCGAGCTGCGGCAGCGCGACTACTGCAAGGCGCGCATCCAGCGGCAGCTGGAGATCATGGGCAAGGACGTGGCGGCCGAGCAGGTGGAGGCGCTGTGCGAGCAGGGCCGCTGGGACGTCTTCTCCGAGAACCTGCTGGCCGACGTGAAGGGCGCGCGCGCCGCGCTCAGCGAGCTCGAGAGCCGCCACCGCGAGCTGCTGCGCCTCGAGAGCCGCATCCGCGACGTGCACGAGCTCTTCCTGCAGATGGCCGTGCTGGTGGAGGAGCAGGCCGACACCCTGGACGTGATCGAGGTCAACGTGCAGCAGGCGGTCGACTACACCGGCCAGGCCAAGGCGCAGGTGCGCAAGGCCGCGCAGTACAAGAAGAGGAACCCGTGCCGCGcgctctgctgctgctgctgcccctgCGCCGACTAg